In Nostoc sp. CENA543, a single genomic region encodes these proteins:
- a CDS encoding Npun_R1517 family heterocyst differentiation transcriptional regulator — MNSKALPRQINNIEVGVYDCEIHLKFRLIEEKSLLGDREQLLQVLLDALTEGSDDFLEMLQASVKAQEVTEFKASPQMRRQLMRLRNAVDNTP; from the coding sequence ATGAACTCGAAAGCATTACCACGTCAGATAAATAATATCGAAGTAGGGGTTTATGATTGCGAAATACATCTAAAGTTTCGCCTGATTGAAGAGAAAAGTTTATTAGGCGATCGCGAACAACTGCTGCAAGTGTTGCTAGATGCTTTAACAGAAGGCTCTGACGATTTCTTAGAGATGCTACAAGCATCTGTAAAAGCGCAGGAAGTGACGGAATTTAAAGCTTCACCACAAATGCGTCGCCAACTCATGCGTTTGCGTAATGCTGTTGATAATACTCCGTAA
- a CDS encoding DUF4351 domain-containing protein — protein sequence MSFDNLCKLLSEKHPATFASWVIGTPQPSATILKTELSIEPIRADYLTFLQLENRILHLEFQTRLESNPPLPLRMLDYWVRLYRLYRLPITQVIVLLLPPAPDTVIETVFHVENTRHEYRVIQMWEEDPQIFLENPALLPLAPLTATTQPQALLQQVAARVNQIEREQKATISAYTQIFAGLKYDKGLIRQIFREDMMRESAIYQEILAEGEQRGEQRGEQRGRLAEGRSLILRLLTRRVGQLSLTLLGRVETLGLEDLENLGEALLDFQSITDLEAWLNKLRVE from the coding sequence ATGTCCTTCGATAACCTGTGTAAACTCCTCTCAGAAAAACATCCCGCCACCTTCGCCAGTTGGGTAATAGGAACACCACAACCCAGTGCCACCATCCTCAAAACCGAATTGAGTATCGAACCAATCCGAGCCGATTACCTCACATTTCTACAACTGGAAAACCGCATCCTGCATTTAGAATTTCAAACCAGACTCGAATCCAACCCACCACTACCCCTGCGGATGCTCGATTATTGGGTGAGATTATATCGTCTATATCGTCTACCCATCACCCAAGTCATTGTACTCTTACTTCCTCCCGCACCCGATACAGTCATTGAAACCGTATTTCATGTAGAAAACACCCGCCATGAATATCGAGTCATTCAGATGTGGGAAGAAGATCCGCAAATATTTCTAGAGAACCCAGCTTTATTACCACTAGCACCTTTAACAGCTACTACCCAACCACAAGCCTTGTTACAACAAGTAGCAGCACGAGTCAATCAAATTGAACGAGAGCAAAAAGCCACCATCTCAGCTTATACTCAAATCTTTGCCGGGTTAAAATATGACAAAGGCTTGATTCGACAAATATTTCGGGAGGATATGATGCGCGAGTCAGCGATTTATCAAGAAATTCTTGCTGAAGGAGAACAACGGGGAGAACAACGGGGAGAACAACGGGGAAGACTAGCAGAAGGGCGATCGCTTATTCTCCGACTTCTCACTCGCCGTGTGGGACAATTATCTTTAACATTATTAGGACGAGTGGAGACTCTCGGTTTAGAAGATTTGGAAAATCTGGGGGAAGCTTTGTTAGATTTTCAGAGCATTACAGATTTAGAAGCTTGGTTGAATAAATTAAGAGTTGAGTAG
- a CDS encoding PP2C family serine/threonine-protein phosphatase, giving the protein MENDAATLHCPICQAENPLTNKFCQQCSTPLPQRYLWVVGDVSGVGSPGDLLADRYLIINPSVVLDTHPGLPPQVPDLDNIQAIRPYLRLIPYRLNVPQIYGVVHLPPGHSPNELLLLEKPPLVVDGAEPKISLCSKLIDAWQNATSMRQLNWLWQIAQLWQPLKSEGVVSSLLDTDLLRVEGSLIKLLELRFDPTQPPELVQLGEFWQQLGKTAKPAIAEFVEQISNLLIAGEINTPELLIAVLDQGLRDLGQTQNSSIHIITKTDTGPRRERNEDACYPSSGTIVNKPPHTALAIVCDGIGGHEGGNVASNLAIDTIQQQVQELTRLPADHVDPALVLADLEKAVAIANDKISQRNDSEHRQGRKRMGTTLVMALPLGHEMYITHVGDSRAYWITPQGCYQVTLDDDVASREVRLGYAIYREAVQQSGAGSLVQALGMSPSSSLHPTAQRFICDEDTVFLLTSDGLSDFDRVEEYWEKEILPILNGGKNLTDVANRLIELANTKNGHDNVTIALVHYQVKYTEPSVKIQAVIPDSTAIPTAAAVVRPAPATPQPTNLGQPTKVLRKKSPTKISNLPLTIIVPLLLALAVGSLTFWITSSIRARFVSNPSNPIPATNLPATTEQPEIPQRRSLDNLAPGWVIRTKQAIPLANNTRLQPDTFLKVDNRENDSVSLRRCPVKTLPPEVAKLFAAPIKLEYSKLQGLEKEGTLEVLQANSDNPCESPISDNLPSAPNTPGNLNQ; this is encoded by the coding sequence ATGGAAAATGATGCGGCAACGCTCCACTGTCCAATTTGTCAGGCTGAGAACCCCCTGACTAATAAGTTTTGCCAGCAATGCTCCACACCCTTACCTCAACGTTATTTGTGGGTGGTTGGAGACGTTTCAGGTGTAGGTTCTCCGGGAGACTTATTAGCCGATCGCTATTTAATCATTAATCCGTCCGTTGTTTTAGATACCCATCCTGGTTTACCACCACAAGTACCAGACTTAGACAACATCCAAGCGATTAGACCTTATCTGAGGCTAATTCCTTATCGTTTAAATGTTCCGCAAATTTACGGAGTAGTCCACCTCCCACCAGGCCACAGTCCTAATGAGTTGTTGCTGTTGGAAAAACCGCCATTGGTAGTTGATGGTGCAGAACCGAAAATCAGTTTGTGTAGTAAATTGATAGACGCTTGGCAAAATGCCACATCCATGCGCCAACTGAATTGGTTATGGCAAATAGCCCAGCTATGGCAACCTTTAAAGAGTGAAGGTGTAGTCTCTAGCCTGCTGGATACCGATTTATTACGGGTGGAAGGCTCATTAATTAAGCTATTAGAATTGCGCTTTGATCCAACTCAACCGCCAGAATTAGTCCAATTAGGTGAGTTTTGGCAGCAATTAGGAAAAACTGCCAAACCTGCGATCGCGGAATTTGTAGAACAAATCAGCAACTTATTAATCGCTGGGGAAATCAACACACCAGAATTACTAATTGCCGTTTTAGACCAAGGATTAAGAGACTTAGGACAAACTCAAAACTCTAGTATCCACATCATCACCAAAACCGATACTGGCCCCAGACGAGAAAGAAATGAAGACGCTTGTTATCCATCTAGTGGCACAATCGTTAATAAACCACCTCATACAGCCTTAGCCATTGTTTGCGATGGCATTGGAGGACACGAAGGTGGCAATGTCGCCTCTAATTTAGCTATCGATACCATTCAGCAGCAAGTGCAGGAATTAACCAGGCTACCTGCTGATCATGTAGATCCGGCACTAGTGTTAGCCGATTTAGAAAAAGCAGTAGCGATCGCCAACGACAAAATCAGCCAGCGCAATGATAGTGAACATCGCCAAGGTAGAAAACGTATGGGAACTACCTTGGTCATGGCATTACCCCTGGGTCATGAAATGTATATTACCCATGTGGGTGACAGTCGGGCTTACTGGATTACACCCCAAGGTTGTTATCAAGTCACCCTAGATGATGATGTCGCCTCACGGGAAGTCAGATTAGGCTACGCCATTTATCGGGAAGCAGTGCAGCAAAGTGGTGCAGGTTCTCTCGTCCAGGCCTTGGGGATGAGTCCTAGTAGTTCCTTACATCCCACAGCCCAAAGATTTATTTGCGACGAAGATACAGTATTTTTGCTGACCTCCGACGGCTTGAGTGATTTTGACAGGGTAGAAGAATACTGGGAAAAAGAAATCCTGCCCATTCTCAATGGCGGCAAGAATCTAACCGATGTCGCTAATCGCTTAATAGAACTGGCTAACACTAAAAATGGTCATGACAACGTCACCATTGCCTTAGTCCACTATCAAGTTAAATACACTGAACCATCTGTCAAGATTCAAGCAGTCATACCTGATAGTACCGCCATACCAACGGCGGCTGCGGTAGTCAGACCTGCCCCAGCCACACCACAACCCACTAATCTGGGACAACCTACAAAAGTCCTGCGAAAAAAATCACCCACAAAAATCAGCAATTTACCCTTAACGATTATCGTGCCGTTATTATTGGCACTTGCCGTGGGTTCCTTGACATTTTGGATTACTTCCTCAATTCGCGCCAGATTTGTCAGTAATCCCTCAAATCCTATTCCAGCCACCAATTTACCAGCAACTACCGAACAACCAGAAATACCCCAGAGGCGATCGCTTGATAATCTCGCTCCTGGATGGGTAATTAGAACCAAGCAGGCTATTCCCTTAGCAAATAATACGCGCCTCCAGCCTGACACCTTTTTAAAAGTTGATAATAGAGAAAATGACAGCGTTTCTTTGCGACGGTGTCCAGTTAAAACACTACCCCCAGAAGTAGCAAAATTATTTGCAGCACCAATCAAACTCGAATACTCAAAATTGCAAGGATTGGAGAAGGAAGGGACACTGGAAGTATTACAAGCTAATTCTGATAATCCCTGCGAATCCCCCATCTCAGATAATTTACCTTCTGCGCCAAATACCCCTGGTAATCTCAATCAGTAG
- a CDS encoding CHAT domain-containing protein translates to MPSLNLAIARLINTGNDTFAIWVVKAPYPSGYVLRDCVWPAELTQVWQEWQQMFAGHSGINISTGSNQRSVNQLPINLVTPASGQNTGYGSRLMQYLGINLWRWVFEGSILGSLERSRGMAMGQNKRLQFRLEIRDPDLIALPWEIMQREPGQPAMSLSPDLLFSRTTSEVEHLPTLRTDQALKVLLVLGHDQNLQLQTEAAILEQTLLSGGQVGSYGQRYAPCTVKTLLQPTPQELIQELETKAYNVFFYAGHGLPNPDGGMLFLRPGMTLNGIELAQVLTRSAVKLAVLNACWGAQPAAINHQAIPASSLAEVLIRHGVPAVLGMRDEIADRESHSFIQVFAKALRSRKPIDEAVAEARQELLTLYKYNQPAWTLPVLYLHPDFDGELIKSVDEGITELPDTVIPHIDESVPMACLRSLSPGGRSWSLRIGVTRIGRTKDNDIVIPEPSMSRRHAEILCRNTFNGTTQVRTYYIQDFSTYGTTWYLGANGWQQILREEVPLKSGMQLKFGSSRGETWEFIIEDSKVSS, encoded by the coding sequence ATGCCATCCCTGAACTTGGCGATCGCCCGTCTCATCAATACTGGCAATGATACTTTCGCCATTTGGGTGGTTAAAGCTCCCTATCCCAGTGGCTACGTTTTGCGTGACTGTGTATGGCCGGCTGAACTCACTCAAGTTTGGCAAGAATGGCAGCAAATGTTTGCTGGCCACAGTGGTATCAATATTTCTACAGGCTCTAACCAACGCTCAGTCAATCAACTGCCCATCAACTTAGTTACACCCGCCAGTGGACAAAATACAGGTTACGGCAGTCGTTTGATGCAATACTTAGGTATTAACCTATGGCGATGGGTTTTTGAAGGTTCAATTCTCGGCAGTCTAGAGCGTAGCCGTGGTATGGCTATGGGTCAAAATAAACGTCTGCAATTTCGGTTGGAAATCCGTGACCCCGATTTAATTGCCTTGCCTTGGGAAATTATGCAGCGAGAGCCAGGACAGCCAGCTATGTCCCTTTCCCCTGATTTGCTCTTTAGCCGCACCACTAGTGAAGTTGAACACCTACCAACTTTACGTACTGACCAAGCCTTAAAAGTTCTCTTGGTTCTTGGTCATGATCAAAACCTACAGCTGCAAACCGAAGCAGCGATCTTAGAACAAACTCTGTTGAGTGGTGGACAAGTGGGTAGTTACGGTCAAAGATACGCCCCTTGCACAGTCAAAACCTTACTGCAACCCACTCCCCAAGAGTTAATTCAAGAATTAGAAACTAAAGCATACAACGTCTTTTTCTACGCAGGGCATGGTTTACCAAATCCCGATGGTGGAATGTTATTTTTGCGTCCTGGTATGACCCTCAACGGCATAGAATTAGCCCAAGTGTTAACCCGCAGTGCCGTCAAATTAGCAGTTCTCAATGCCTGCTGGGGAGCGCAACCCGCCGCCATCAATCATCAAGCTATCCCCGCTAGCAGCTTGGCAGAAGTTTTGATTCGTCACGGTGTACCGGCAGTTTTAGGAATGCGTGATGAAATTGCTGATCGGGAAAGTCACAGTTTTATCCAAGTATTTGCCAAAGCTTTAAGATCACGCAAACCCATCGACGAAGCGGTAGCGGAAGCGAGGCAAGAACTGTTAACACTATATAAATACAATCAACCTGCTTGGACTTTGCCTGTTCTATATCTACACCCAGATTTTGACGGGGAACTGATTAAAAGCGTAGATGAGGGAATAACAGAGTTACCTGATACCGTCATCCCTCATATAGATGAGTCAGTACCTATGGCTTGTTTGCGATCGCTCTCCCCAGGAGGTCGCAGTTGGTCATTGAGAATCGGTGTCACCCGCATTGGGCGCACTAAAGACAATGATATTGTCATTCCTGAACCCTCAATGTCTAGAAGACACGCCGAAATTCTCTGCCGTAATACTTTTAACGGTACAACCCAAGTCAGAACATACTACATACAAGATTTTTCCACCTACGGCACAACCTGGTATTTAGGAGCTAATGGTTGGCAACAAATCCTCCGAGAGGAAGTACCCTTAAAATCAGGAATGCAATTAAAGTTTGGTAGCTCTAGAGGAGAAACTTGGGAGTTTATTATTGAAGATTCTAAGGTGTCTTCTTGA
- a CDS encoding NAD(P)H-quinone oxidoreductase subunit M has protein sequence MDNPTLLKSTTRHIRIFAAEIDRAGEMIPSNQVLTLDVDPDNEFNWNEDALQKVYRKFDELVEASSGADLTDYNLRRIGSDLEHYLRSLLQSGEISYNLSARVTNYSMGLPQVAVD, from the coding sequence ATGGACAACCCAACGCTGCTTAAGTCTACAACCCGGCACATACGCATTTTTGCAGCAGAAATTGACCGGGCAGGCGAAATGATTCCCAGTAATCAAGTCTTAACATTGGATGTTGACCCAGACAACGAGTTCAACTGGAATGAAGATGCTTTGCAAAAGGTTTATCGTAAATTTGATGAACTGGTGGAAGCCTCTAGCGGTGCAGACCTGACAGACTACAACTTACGTCGGATTGGTTCTGACTTAGAACATTATTTGCGATCGCTCCTACAATCAGGAGAAATCAGCTACAATCTCTCTGCACGAGTGACTAACTACAGTATGGGTCTTCCCCAAGTGGCTGTTGATTAA
- a CDS encoding response regulator transcription factor, which translates to MSAQLLLVDDEPGLREAVKEYLQESGFAVQVASNAREGWDLMQQNTPDLVISDIMMPQVDGYQFLKQLREDPRFQSLPVVFLTAKGMTSDRIQGYQAGVDAYLPKPFDPDELIAIVENLLARRTAKPQMLGEDSETPDIAELAHQIAQIKALLTQKSAISQSPAPFKIDLTPREQSVLNLVAEGLMNKEIARRLETSVRNVEKYVSRLFSKTGTNSRTELVRFALEHGLAN; encoded by the coding sequence ATGTCAGCACAATTATTACTGGTAGATGATGAACCTGGGTTACGGGAAGCTGTGAAAGAATATTTGCAAGAAAGCGGTTTCGCCGTTCAAGTCGCCAGTAATGCCCGTGAAGGCTGGGATTTGATGCAGCAAAATACGCCTGATTTGGTCATTTCTGACATTATGATGCCCCAAGTTGATGGCTATCAATTTCTCAAGCAATTGCGAGAAGACCCCCGCTTTCAATCCCTACCTGTGGTATTTTTAACAGCAAAAGGCATGACTAGCGATCGCATCCAAGGTTATCAAGCTGGTGTTGATGCCTATCTTCCTAAGCCCTTCGACCCCGATGAACTAATCGCCATTGTAGAGAACTTACTGGCTCGCCGCACCGCCAAACCGCAAATGCTCGGTGAAGACAGCGAAACCCCTGATATTGCCGAATTAGCTCATCAAATTGCCCAAATTAAAGCTTTATTGACCCAAAAAAGTGCAATTTCTCAGTCTCCAGCCCCCTTCAAAATCGACCTGACACCCAGAGAACAAAGCGTTTTAAACTTGGTTGCAGAGGGATTGATGAACAAAGAAATCGCCCGTCGTTTAGAAACAAGCGTGCGAAATGTCGAAAAATATGTGAGTCGCTTATTTAGTAAGACGGGTACCAACAGCCGTACAGAGTTAGTTCGTTTTGCTTTAGAACATGGACTAGCTAATTAA